From Vidua macroura isolate BioBank_ID:100142 chromosome 8, ASM2450914v1, whole genome shotgun sequence, one genomic window encodes:
- the LOC128810433 gene encoding uncharacterized protein LOC128810433, giving the protein MAGRFLSLCKVFRRGKKKGPGVAPAQQPEEPEQIQTLQDDAALGRTQEREPARGRFHRTLKMFRRLLHIRRRKTSVNEDVAITNTKTRETQGLTNTGTTPAPTMIAAPAMDFFKETAVPPQQRVPAKVKDIHQSLLSHVSADARLQRDIVRLAEEHPADVVLTLLRCAPTCDRAAAMMWRAIGSSGPAVEKVLPTLLCVMEDWPQHRMCTSDGDNEDVFALAATLVIWVIVPVYNKATIPFTGRLFVALLFHVAITTQQMPPEEVGHFWRACWEEHRLPSEPNRFAVQAMKALLYRLPSDKVVMAMERKRGWDTLLRAHTQHYAVGLLAREMHHVSILFCSCIAPHVLWHLSREEPCWDLPALAFLVEVLDCLDLSKCGGSVLNIMSRHLQSECSQRRRLALRGLVLLSKDPSMAGRMCSLSCSLLELLRDADGEVVSMSLRVLTNVLPHHGILRSSIIAPKLAEVLLLLFDHKNSHVQLLCIQLFCKLMELVVDEGKKPLKTIVNKSLYTLLIYCHDDNWHVAKASRETLHCAAKFLMRRDLEQLVEKEQLSKFVKCLLAEDRSRAAEHLRPNTEIHAKLALRAEEVGSSSGSRQSVSQEQHQETLKSTSPLSAAGAPGRADAGHNSCGFSPLPASR; this is encoded by the exons ATGGCGGGCAGATTTCTCAGCCTGTGCAAAGTGttcaggaggggaaaaaagaaaggcccTGGAGTTGCCCCAGCACAACAGCCTGAAGAGCCAGAGCAGAtccagacactgcaggatg atgcagccctggGCCGGACACAAGAGCGGGAACCCGCCCGTGGCCGCTTCCACAGAACCCTGAAg atgttccggAGGTTACTGCACATTCGGCGTAGAAAGACCTCAGTGAATGAGGATGTGGCcatcacaaacaccaaaacGAGGGAGACTCAGGGCCTCACAAATACTGGTACCACGCCTGCTCCAACTATGATTGCTGCTCCCGCTATGGATTTTTTCAAAGAGACTGCTGTTCCTCCTCAGCAGCGG gtgccagccaaggtgaagGACATCCACCAGAGTCTCCTGTCCCACGTCTCTGCggatgccaggctgcaaagggacattgtgaggctggcagaagaacaccctgctgacgtggtgctgaccctcctgcgctgtgccccaacgtgtgacag agcagctgcaatgATGTGGAGAGCCATAGGCTCATCGGGACCAGCAGTGGAGAAAgtgctgccaacactgctctgtgtgatggaggactggccACAGCACAGAATGTGCACCTCCGATGGGGACAACGAGGATgtttttgccctggct gcaactcTGGTGATCTGGGTGATCGTGCCCGTGTACAACAAGGCGACGATCCCTTTTACTGGGCGAttgtttgtggctctgctcttccATGTTGCcatcaccacacagcagatgccaccagAGGAAGTTGGTCACTTCTGGAGAGCGTGCTGGGAGGAACACCGCCTTCCCAGCGAGCCCAACAG gtttgcagtgcaggccATGAAGGCTCTGCTCTACCGACTGCCGAGTGACAAGGTGGTGATGGCTATGGAGCGCAAGCGTGGCTGGGACACACTGCTGCgtgctcacacccagcactatgccgtgggtctgctggccag ggAGATGCACCATGTCTCCAtccttttctgttcttgcaTCGCACCCCACGTGCTCTGgcacctcagcagggaggagccgtgctgggatctgcctgccctggcattccttgtggag gtcctgGATTGCCTGGACTTGAGTAAATGTGGTGGCAGCGTCCTGAACATCATGTCAAGGCACCTCCAGAGTGAATGCAGTCAGAGGCGTCGCCTGGCACTCAGAGGCCTCGTGCTGCTCAGCAAGGATCcctcgatg GCCGGAAGGATGTGCAGTCTGTCTTGCAGccttctggagctgctgagggatgCAGATGGAGAGGTGGTCAGCATGAGCCTCCGTGTGCTCACGAATGTGCTCCCGCACCACGGCATCCTGCGATCCAGCATCATTGCCCCAAAGCTGGCTgaggtgctcctgctgctctttgaccaC aAAAACAGCCACGTGCAGTTGCTCTGCATTCAGCTCTTCTGTAAGCTGATGGAATTGGTAGTGGATGAGGGGAAAAAGCCCCTGAAGACAATTGTGAACAAGAGCCTGTACACACTTTTAATCTACTGCCATGATGACAACTGGCACGTGGCAAAG gcctctCGGGAAACGCTGCATTGTGCGGCCAAGTTCCTGATGAGGAGAGATCTCGAACAGCTGgtggagaaggagcagctgtcAAAGTTTGTCAAGTGCCTG ctggcagaggacaggagccgagcggccgagcacctgcgccCTAACACTGAAATTCACGCCAAGTTAGCCCTAAGAGCTGAAGAAGTGGGGTCATCCTCTGGATCCAGGCAATCAGTGTCCCAAGAACAGCACCAGGAGACACTGAAGAGCACATCACCTCTTAGTGCTGCTGGcgctccaggcagagctgacGCTGGCCACAATTCTTGTGGCTTcagccctctccctgcctctagatag